In Synechococcus sp. RS9909, one genomic interval encodes:
- a CDS encoding type II toxin-antitoxin system death-on-curing family toxin, producing MPEPQWLDRDLVDELHDQSLQVHGGLCGIRDVNVLEAAIASPRNLFAYGGEDNLFCLAAHLLVSLAKAHPYSDGNKRIAIISAVAFLGCNGIELNIKPGELVPQTIRAARCKERERETEEDAISLWLQLSARRTDAANSRS from the coding sequence ATGCCTGAGCCGCAATGGCTCGATCGCGACCTGGTCGACGAACTGCATGATCAATCCCTCCAGGTCCACGGCGGCCTCTGCGGCATCCGCGACGTCAACGTTCTTGAAGCCGCGATTGCTTCTCCTCGAAATCTCTTTGCCTACGGCGGGGAAGACAACCTTTTTTGCCTGGCTGCCCACCTGTTGGTGAGCCTCGCCAAGGCACATCCCTACAGCGATGGCAACAAGCGCATCGCGATCATCTCCGCTGTGGCGTTTCTGGGCTGCAACGGGATTGAACTGAACATCAAGCCCGGGGAGCTGGTTCCTCAGACAATCAGAGCCGCACGGTGCAAAGAGCGCGAGCGAGAGACAGAAGAAGATGCGATATCGCTTTGGCTACAACTGTCGGCAAGGAGAACTGACGCCGCTAACTCAAGATCTTGA